tatttaatgaatttgttttccaCGCGCAGCCAGATATCTATTTCCATATAGCCAGCATTGATATCGACACTTACCTTGAGTTAGAAATACTgttcatgtaggcctatgagTCAAATTATTCTCAGGGTTGAATTATTGGTTCGCGGGCTTCCGCGAGAGCCTCCCTTACTGTCAGTGTGTATCTGACGTTCGGCGACTTAGCTTCGTTAATAGTGGGTCGgtcttgatgaaacttgggtACAATGTTAGCACGGGGTCTAGTTGTGCAGTGCGCCACATAGTGGCAGAACTAAAAACTCTGTTTTCAGTGACACGACCTTGAAGATGACCTCGTAACTGAGGAACAGGCTTTAAATTTAAGAAATTGTCTTGACAAAATTCAGCTATTGGCCATAGATACAACATATCCAAAATGCAATGGTGACTAACGCATGGTAATCGAGTTTGAGTTCGAGTTCGAGCCTGAGCCTGAGAACCGTTGTCGCCTATGGCTTTTTCTTTCGTTGAAGTGTCTTCGACGGGTCCTGTCCTATATATTTTTTGTCATCATTTCAGATTGCGTCGATAGAGTCAGCAACTGCGCTGCGTGGACAAATCGCTGCAACGATTGGACGGTGGCATATTACATGAAAACTAACTGCAAGAAAACTTGTGATTTCTGTTAATCGATCTTCAATGAGAAAGAAAccttaaattaaaaaattgaaaactaaaattgtgaaattAAAACTTATATAGATAACAGGGTTCGTATTTTAAGTTTGGGGTGAATAGTAGCTCAGAACTCCCAGGTACtagatatgaaatagaaagaaaagtTATTGGAATATTGGACGATCTACGCTACCCCCAAACCTCAAATACGAGCCTctttcatataaatatatggtAAATAAACGGTATTGCAACTTAAAAACGAGTGATGCAGATTTTCACAAACTTTGtcatttcaaacttaaatTTTTTCCGGTTTTTTAGGACTTCATTCATAGCAATGCCTGGTCATGAATATGTTTCGTCGTCGCAGCGGGATGCGACTATATGTTGGGCATATCTTGTAACACTCGCTGGGAGAGGTAGATCGTTGTGCTGACGTCACATGAGTAGCACTCAATGTCACTGCCATGCATCGGTAACTTAACCGAGGAACGCCAACGAATCAAGAAGATGCTTTTGTTCGCGATATGTCATCAAATTTGCCCGTATATTAATAACGAAGATTACCCATCCCATTTAATGTCCCTAGAAACGGCACGGGTAACTACCGCTTGTCTCTTGCCCTCCACATTCTCGGCAAAGGAACTTTCACATTCGAACAGGGAAAATAATTCTGCCTACGCAACATTTGGGGTAAGCTTATTTACACTGCGATGATGCTTTTTGTGTGGTGAAATACCAGATATTTTAGATGCAAATTTCTCGACAATCGATTCATTAGAAGATTTTTCGTCCCATAGATtcgctcaagaaattaatttcatctgaaaacAATAACGATTTCGATCCAATGTGTAATTCGATTATGATTATTAACATTGATATATGCAGTATCAATAAATTGGGAAATtgcattcattttcaaatcgagaaaatatgttatataATTGATATCTAGTTTTCTATGCACAAGTCTCATTTTACTATCTAATTATTTTACAAATCAAACGACAATGGTATTTGTGTACGAATTGATTCGTACAACTAttatggacgtataaactagtttagtTTTTTCCGGGCATTTCTCCGTGTCGTGTGTATTCGATTCGGCCTTTGCCAGATTAGACCCTGGCCAATCACTTACACTGTTATCGAATACGGGTGAATTTCTGTTTGACACTggtcaaatttggctcgaTAAAAAACATCGAACCACGCCAGTGCCAAATATGGGCACGAGTATCATCACGAATCATTTCGTGTGAATACTAAATGGTTCTTGAAGTAACTCACTTCGCTTTCTACATCATAGTCTTGATAGTATTTTAGTACCGGGTAAGTGGTTTGcttgtgaacgcgctctcgtATTAGCCACTGGTCAAATATGACTTGGGTCTAATCCGGGCAAGTTTGACCCGGGCCAAAATACCTTGTGATCGTGGCTGTGTACTGATATATCTTTTTTACGCGAGGTCAGATGAACACCGAGGAATTCAGACAATATGGAAAAGAAATGGTTGATTACATTTGCGACTATATGGAAAATATCCATACGCGACGCGTTACACCGGACGTGCAGCCCGGTTACCTACGTCAGATTTTGCCATCACGCGCACCTAAAAAGGGCGAAGATTGGACTGAAATTATGAAAGATGTCGAAAGGGCCATTATGCCTGGGGTAATAATTTAATTATCAAGCACAACTAATTTTGGTAGCACGAAAAGAACCTTTTAACAGTGACCGTATAAAACATTTGGTGTTCGTCCTGGGATGTTGATTGGAttgaattttttctaataGATAACCCACTGGCAACATCCACGGTTCCACGCTTATTTCCCAGCCGGTAACGCCTACCCGTCAATGCTCGGAGATATGCTATCAGACGCTATCGGGTGCGTCGGATTCTCATGGGTAAGTCTGCACGTGGACCAACGTCAACGatacattttttcatcatcaaacacTTCAATTGTGGAAATTATTCCCCTTAAGTGATATAGACTTTTATCGTATTCCCATTTTAAAAAAGTTAACCCCGTACTGATAATTGATATATCAATCATCGATTGGCCGGTTACCTACTAAATGCGATGGAAAAGTAATGATATATGTATAGCATACTCTTAACAGAAGAGATATTTCCAGTTACCTCTTTGGGGGAAAGACTAACAGACCAAACGAACTTCCATTCCAGGAATTAGCACTATAAAATGGACGTGGAAATTAGTTAAGATAACTTTGTTCACACCTTTTGAGTTCCACGTGGAGTTGAGAGAAGAATATTACATCCTAACAACGTCATCATACGCGTTAATGAGTGTAAGGGAAGGTGGTGCGTGGTTGACGGATTGGTTGATCTCCGGGCTAAAACCGATCGATCGTCGGCGAATTTGAACCGGCGCAAGTTATTAATTTTGAAGGCTCGGTTTTGTGTTAGTGACAGCGAGGCTACTAGACACGATGGCTTATCTTAATTGCATATGGTCGGGTTGAGATAGCAAATCAATTTGAACATCATATGGTGCTATATAATGTCGTGGTTGATACGGGGCGTAAGCCGACGCACTTTTGAAAGTCTGATTTCTAGCCTAAGACGCATAACCTCTTCAAAACGAAAATCAATTATGAATACGTAATCATTCATTAAGCATGCAAATTCGCTAAATGGGATAAGACTCACTGATCATTGGGTAACATTTTTTCAAGGGACAACCATAAGCCATAgtaacaaaaaatgaaaatcattccAATCAGTTTATCAGTTTAGCACCATAATGCAGGTATAATCAGGTATCAGCTCCTAAACGATTTTTGGCATCCACTAATAATCCGAAGATGCGAAGTATGATACATTCAGTTATCATATAATCGCAATTATCTTGAgtacaagtttttttttcaaatccttaaaatattttattatttatttattcaggtGTGTTGTGATATCTTGCGTGGGTGGTTTCCTGGCCCCGACGCCTCCCTATAGCATACGAAAAGTCGTGATATCCCCCGTTGGTATAGTGACGTTTGCAAATCTGATTGCATGCACGTCATCCACGCGCAAATCTACAGTTATTTATAAGCGTCGTTATAAAACTGTGTAAAAAAGATCGGCGACGGCCCCtgatattaaatcattaataATCGTCTGGAATGTTCCTCCCAAAATGAGAATGAGTAGAAGAGCAAGATTTAATATCTTTCGCGGAAAGGAATGTCTGTGTGAAACAAAGCTCCGCGAAGAACTGCAATTATCTGAAGACCAAAGGCTCGACATTCCTATGTAAAACATgtttattaattttcttaatCTAGCTCGTGCAAGAATCAGTTGGGGAGCAAATTGAACGACGAAGCTTGAATACTGTCATCACGACTTTTAACTATTCTATTTGGCACACGCATTCATTTACAGTAGtttgtatatttatatatatatatatatctacgtTCAAATTGTTTCctataatgatttaatttcaggCAGCAAGTCCCGCATGTACGGAACTGGAATGTCTCGTGTTAGACTGGTTGGGTAAATATGTACAAAATCATGATGACAATACAAAATTTCCACGGGTTATCAGGATTCGTTTGTGGTGAAAGTGGtacaaatttgattaataaaagACCATCTCTTGTTGTGGAAATTCTCTAAAATTTAATATATATAGCggccatatatatatataggatcATTTTTTGGGTTTTGGCCGAAAGATCATATGAACTTAAACGATTAGATAGCTTAATCAGATGCCACGATTATGTTTAGATCCCGTTTAGAGATCCCGtcttatttttttcactaatgaatgaaatttctaTTTGTAGGCAAGATGATTTGCCTCCCGCCGATGTTCCTCCACGAAAACGGCGTCGGTGGTGGTGTCATTCAGGTAAAGTGTTCGTGAGTCGTCGATAGTCTTAGCGCAGGAAATCATAAAGGAATATCAATGCAAACCAAAACGGATTGGGAATGCTCCACAAATAGTTAGTCGTCCTTTCCCACAATCCAAATCATCTTATCTTTCAAGATGTTAGGACTTATGTCAGGGTTTAATGTGTTGGTATTACGATTTTTCCTTTGGGTAGCGTCTTTTAACCAGTCCGTGAAATTTTTAAGTTCGCATTTTCTTATTTAGAATTCGCCAAACGGTCTACGGAATTGTACAGCTATCTCTATTGCTATTTCAGGGATCTGCAAGTGATTGTGTTTTACTTGCTCTACTGGCGGCTAGACACGCAGCTTTgaagaacctaaacaaccaaTACCCGTTCGTCGACGATGGCATACTTCTCTCAAAACTGGTGGCATACTGTTCAGTTTTAGTAGGTTTTATTTCTCAAGATGCAGTTCGCATGCAATTTTCGTAGTCGCCCTTATCGCATCAGTCAGTTCATTGCGAGGTTAATTTACGTGTTCACATTTGACTGACTAAGGCGTTGGCCATTTACCCTCGAAAAGTATCAGCGGCCCTTCCAACGTGACCCATACcacgtcaaataatttttgtatttgaaatagaaGTATTTTGGCTATTGCAGGCACATTCGTGTGTTGAGAAAGCCGGCATGATAGGTCTGGTGAAAATGAGACAATTGGATACCGATGACAACTATTCATTAAGAGGACATCGACTTGTTAGAGCAATAGAGGTCGGTGTTTCTAACTTACGAATCAactattttcagaatttagaGAAATTTTCGATATCAAAGTGATTGGTGACATGACGATTTATTTTCTAGGAAGATAGAAAATTGGGTTTAATTCCGTTCTTTGTAAGTATACACTAATGACTATAAGAAGTAGCCGAAATGGCCAAACTTTACTGGGAAAATGTTCAATATAAAACGTTTCATATTCAGGTGGTCTCAACGATTGGTACAACTGCGTGTTGCTCATTTGACAATCTGGGAGAAATAGGTCCGATATGTATCAAGGAGAATATATGGTTACACGTTGATGGCGCCTACGCCGGCAGTGCGCTCATTTGTCCAGAATTTCAACCGCTATTGAAAGGAATTGAGGTTCGTGTAATTAAGGCTCATGCGTCAGAAAATAAGGAATGGAATGGTTTTTCtcggagtaatcatttgtcaaatgattactccgaGGTTTCTGGAAGCATAAAAATAAGACTGTGCTGTACGCCTTTAGTATCACACTCAAGGAATATTCAAACCCTTCAGCCATGTGTGGCACCACCAGGAAAGGAACACGAACGCAACagtattttgtatatattcaAAAACCGAAAATCTATATCCCCGTAATTCAGTTCTATATTCCAGACTAAATTCTCGCATAGTATGATTTTTACTTCTGGTTATTCATTACATTGACAGAGTTTTATCTGCCAAGTTACACGATAAACGTTATTATGGAAGGTAACAATTGAAGGATAGCCTAACTAGATCAGATATGGCCAGTATTTCCCGACAATCCCCAATTGAGAGTTCTCAATTTCATTCTGCAACTTAATAGACACTGTATTATGTCACCGATTTGGAGAATTTGTATCACTTTAAATCGCTTTATAATCTTACTGATCATTTATGTGTTCTTGTGTTCCATCCAGTACGCTAGTTCAATCAATATGAATCCCAACAAATGGCTTTTGACGAACTTCGACTGCTCAGCTTTTTGGTAAGTTAACCTGACTATGAATAATAATGTAATCAACGTTTGTCAAATGAGATGATTTCAGGAATACTTAGCACTGAAAGTCAAAGTACGCATCATATATTATTAGCTTATTGTTTTCTATGTATAGGGTAAAGGACCGCGATGCCCTAACCACGGCGTTAACCGTCGATCCACTTTATCTACAACATCATCATGGAGGTAAAATACGTCACAATGCATTTTATCTGAGAACCTTAAACTCGATTAtaacatttgattttattcGCTTCAGAAAGAGCTGTGGATTACAGGGTAgggattttatcttttctTCCTATCATACGTGATTCAGCCGTTTCAATCGTGTTTTGTCAGTGTGACTGAACCCCACTTTGGATATACAGCTATTATGGCTCTGCTCAGGCTCATGTCATCTGTATGTGTACCTCATTATAATGTTACTGTAATATTACTGATGGTGACAAATAAACTACTACTATACTAGTGAATCATTATTAACCTCATCCAGAGCACAGTGTCTTCGGTTTCAATCGAAAGAAATCTTCATgcaaaattctaaattcgtAAATCTTCTCTTTAAGCACTGGGGTATCCCTTTGAGTCGTCGATTCAGGGCTTTGAAACTATGGTTTGTCATTAGAAACTACGGTGTAGAAGGACTTCAAAATTATATCCGCGAGGTAATTGAAAATATCCGTAATCTTTCAGCGACAAAAAGAGTATTCACCTGTAAGACAATTGTTGGTATCAATGATTTCAGCACTGTCGATTGGCAAAAAGGTTCGAAGCTTTAGTGCGAACGGACAAACGGTTTGAAGTGATCGGTAAAGTTACTATGGGCCTCGTGTGTTTCAGAATTAAGGTATGCTGTTTTCAATATTAAGacatttattgttttattattttgatatgACAACCATAACAACCGCTTTGGATAATTTGTCATCAgccttatttgaaatattcttaaaagaTGGGGTTTGAGAAATATTTGACGTGTAGGTTTCACCCTAGTGAAGTATTAAATTTTCATGCACGTTGACTGGCATTCAATGACAACACTAAAACGAATACGATTAGGACGATTGATCCCTCCCTTGCTGTGGTAGTAGATTAGATATCTACCGCATCGTGGGATGGTCAAGTCGTCCTAGCCTAATACACTAAAGAAAGAGGAATGCCCTCTAAACAATTGATAATCACGCAGGTTTTGATAGTTTAATGCGATTGAAAGGGTCGATTATGATGTTCTGTTGAAAACTTTATATTTGATCGTTTGGGTACAACAGGACCCGATGAATAGAACTGGCATGCATGAAATCCCATTACATATGAATATCTGAAAACAAATAAAGCATTCAGGAATCAAAACGATGCGAAATTTCAGTCGCAAATGGTCTCTAGTAAGAAACAGAACATTGGACTCCATGGAGTACATGTTTGATGTACAAGTTAATTCTCGTTGGGGAATTTGATAAAGATTCTAATTTTCTAGCTCTATCAGAAAGTTCATTTTGCCATGATTTCTGTATTGATTACTGGTATAAATGTTCGTTGAAATAAAGAATGCATCTGTTTTCTAGGGGTCAAACAGCATCACTCAATGTTTACTGCGGTCTGTAAACGACTCCGGAAAGATTCACGTCGTTCCGGCGCAAGTCAACGATGTTTACTTCATCCGGTTTGCCGTCTGCGCCCAGAAAGCTACAGACGACGACATCACATTCGCCTGGGACACAATTCGCGAAGAGGCCGACAGCATTATCGACCAAGACTCGTCGGAATTCGAAAAGGGCTCATTGACTGAAGCAGACGATAGCGTGTTCAGTCTGTCCGATGATTTCGATCTAAACGGTAAGGATTTCAGTGAGCCGAACAGTCCTGTTATGGAGCCGATACGAGCCTTACAAGCCACCAGCGAAACAAACATGGCAAAACTCAGACGTCAAGCCTTCCTGAAAATGGTTTCAGACCCTAAATGTTACAACCCAACGGTTCTCAAAAGGCTGGCTTTCCAAGATAGAAGTCGAAGTTTATCGTATGATTGTATGGGGTATTCTAATCGTGGTCGAGACGCCGGTACTCCTCTATAGTGTGGGCATTCGTTTCCACTGACGAGTGCCTTACAACCACAGATATATAAACGAAAATTAAATCATATCGCATATTTTATAGTTGATAGATTCGTAATTGATAGTAATTGATGTTAAGATGAGGTTTTGCTTGTTAAATGTTCATTCAGGTTATCATTAACTAATCGTCGTTGTGTGAGGAATTCAAAAATGTCCATTACAGAATGCTGGAATCATAGTCACGAAAGAGTAGTTTTTATATCAATCTCACGATACAaactttatttacaaattatatCCATGTTAGAATGTGTACAGAAAAAAAGTgacgatgaaaaaataaaaggcGTATCTTcataacaaacagattttcgTACCTTGTTTTTTCAGGTTCGTCTTTAAAATTCTACCAGTTCTTCTTGCACCCCAAGTATGCCTGGTGCGTCAACAACCGCGCAAGAATTCCTATCAAACGAAAGAAGCCCAGTATAAAGGAGGAAAAACTATACAAAGAAAGCTAGGCCGTTATCATAGTTGTCCACTGTTCGGGGTGCGTTTGGAATTTGTCTAGGCTCACACCTGCCACTCCATAATGTACAGAAATCTTCATCAGTATTATACAGATTATCACGGTACTGAGAAGCTGAGCATATAATTCTTGTTTTGgtcgaaatatcaaattcattgacaaaaacaaaatggacATTAACACGTATACCAAATACTTAGAAATTACGAACAACACTCTCAAAGAAATATCAGTCAACCAAAAGCTTATCGAAGACTCAAAAACTGACTCGTTCTTGTTACTTATTCTTTGTCCAGATGCATCGtatatttacaacatgaaaaattgattgaagaCGGGGTATACTGTACTTATTGGCAGCAAATAGAAGTGGAAGCTTTAGTTCTCAATTGTTTAATCACCAAGGCGTGGAAATTTCTGACTTCAAAATAGTTGTTCGTTGTTCGTTTAAGTGATATTTGTCTAACTACGCATCTGGTTATATTCTACTAGTCAAATATTATGGTCGAATGTCACCACACAAATACAAATGTGCATTATTCTATTGTCGTTATTAAAATGGTGAACGAAAAAAACTCGTTTTAGTAGATGCATTCGGGAGCtgaaatcaatgtttttcttGCGAGTCGACAATCGTACGACCACGAGAGAAATCGGACTAATCGGACGCCGAAAAGAAAATACATTCTACATTTTCTAGAGTAGTACCAGACATTGTTATACCATCCATCAatagaaagaaaaacattCCACATTTTCATCGATCCGATGAGAAAATTTTGCCTTAATTAGAAATCTCCCCAAAAAGCCATAAATAAATCCGCTTGAGTCGTAGTTTGGACGATTAATATGTTGACGACTTATTCAAACtgcagaaaatgaaaattgcaaCTCGAAAATGACAAGAACGACTTATTAATGATGCGACTCAAGCACGTTTGACTTTATGATTTCGTCATTTAACCTTCGCATTTTTGCTCTTGCTCCATGGAACATTCCTACGTACGTTGTGGATGTTATTCAACAGATGTCTTAAATGGTCACGATGACGCAATGTCCCGAGAAGATATCGCACTCACACCTTTATTTGATTGAGATAATAGCTAAAATAGCAATAACACGTGAATAGGTGGCAATTTGCGAGACGCGCTAATAAAAAGTATCTCATGTTCATAATGTTTCTGTAGTTCCTATTCCGCATGAATTCAATGACGATGAACGCAATTTTAAAGGACATAAATTCAAGCTGATTCCAGATGATTATTGGTTATGATCAGGCAAAAGTGTATTTAAAGCGGCTGATGTTGAGTTACTACGGAACGGGCAGCCAACTGAAGACAAAGACAGAATATTTTTCTAGGTGGATGGTAAGTGGTATGACTTCGTCGTTATTTTTACAAAAAGTTGACAACAATTCAGATTTACCTTAAACTTTTCCTTGAAACTTGGCCCCGGACTCAAATCACGCTATTTTAAAATTCTGCCGCGTGAATCAAACCACGTTCTGATACCATTTTGTCTAAAACAACCAATATAACAACTTTGCATCACTCTAGATACCTCTTTTTAGGCTTTTTATGGTAGAAATTGTTCTATATACGGTGTTTGTTGCATATTTCCAGTTAACTatgttcaatatcatttcgTTGAGTATGCTTCTTGCCTCCGTATCAGGACATGGTAAGTCACATTTTGTGAATGTGAAAAGTTTGTTGGCTTTGGTAACGAATATCTTAATGACAAACCCTCTTTCAATAACAGCATTCATGCAGCATGGGTGGGGATGGAATCCAATGATGCTACGGAAGCAACAACCAATGACAAAAGTTGAAAAATGTAGGTTTAGTAATGTGGATGAATTTCTATCTTCATGAAGGAATTGACAGCCATATGAATAATTATTGATTAACTTTTTCAGGTTTCATATATGAACGACCTTGTAGACTAAGCACCGGACAGTGGTTCAGCGAAGGTGAAACGTGTTTCTTTGTGGGTCAGGATGCTAAAACATTTGACGATGCTGCAAGTGCATGTAAAGCTCAGACAGATGACGCCCATCTAGCTATCATAGACAACCCTTTACAAAACAGAGCAATAGCCGGTGAGTTTTATTTTAAGTCAATGAGTTATCTAAAGTCCATTTGATATGAATAGACAATCAACCTATTTGCACATGTACAATATAAGCCAACTGGCTTTCCCTAATTCCTCGCATAATTAATTGGTCTCAGTTTTTCTTGAATTATGTATCGATATGTAAacttttatgaaaatgaaaatcatatcatatcgtATCAATCCTTAGAATGTGTCTATATTCTCTAATCGTTTTCACGATAGCTGCTCTGAGGGCGTTCGGTATTGAATCGGCGATATTCGGATATCATTACCAGGAACAGGATCAGATATACGCTTATGGTGTAAGCTTACgttaatttacaatatttttcaattccgCTTTTACCTTCCATAACTTAGATAATTTGATCTTAACAATAAAGAAAGTGCACTGCTTTTACTTGTTTATTCATCAGGAAAATGACTTTACGAACTGGTACGACTCTGAACCTACTGACAGTAAGTACCATACATAACGAAGTAGCACCAATTCTTCATATATTCACAGACGTCTTTTCAATGAAGGTGGTGATAAGGGATGCGTGAGAATGTCCGAAGATCGTCCATACAATTGGTACGTTACGAGCTGCACTAATGTCGGTCCTTATATATGCGAAAGGCCCGGTAAGTCGGATGGGGAATATCACGGATAACGAACACGTTATTCACTGCAAACAAAATAATGTTCCATGTTCATCCCGTATAAAACCCacatgaattcaaaaaatatgcgTACATCGGTTTCTTATAATAAATTACGTCTTAACCGCCTAAAAcaaaaatcctttgtttccCGGTACGAGAATTATCTGTTTTTCCTACACGAGAAAACAGGTTGTTTTAAGTTTAATGTGTAAATTGATGTCGATGAAATAGTTTAATGGACTAACAGGACAGAATTTAGAAATTCGTAATAAACAGATTACTGAAGATAGCAACAAAATGTTTGTCTATTTCAGCCACACTCACGGATGCTCAAGGTAAAgacattaaaaatgaatgatatttttgtGGAAGGGGAAACATACACGTATTACAAAATCtagaagaaaattgaaaaagtgaaaagGGATTATTGTTGTTGGTTTTACTTTAATATATTTCGAAAGTCTTTAATGGAGGGGGCGGGCGAATCTTCGAATACAATTTAGAAAGTGTAACTTTTGTAAAATAGTGATAGATAGAAAAATCCATCGTGTCAATCACACAGGAATTAAGACTAATACATgctataatgaaaaaatacatgtaacaCGAATCGTGAATTCAATGCATTTTGTGTACACGATTAGTGACATGCGATGGATGGGAAAGATATGGTAATAAGATGTTGAAGCAATTCAAAGAGGAAGATACACGACAGGATGCATCGGATAAATGTAAAGAAAACAACGGAAAATTAGCAGAAATACGTAGTTGGGATGAGCAAAAGTTTGTCGCAAGTAAGTTCCGGCAGTCGAAATACGAAAGTCGTAGTCGAAATACGAAACTGTTTGAATTTGGCAATCAAAATAGACGCTATATTGCGCTTTTGATCTAAAATTCTATTTCGATTTAAGAAGTGTAGTTACTATGCAGCGAATGAGATTACTGTTTTCTTTAGAAAATGCATTTAAATAAAGTATTTATGCTAgtaaatcataattttgacACCAGGATGATAGATATAAATGGACCCAAATTTTGAATGTTAAGCAGAGTCTAGAACAAGCTCTCTGGTGCAGAAtgagaaatattttataaGCTGCAGTGGACAAAACATAAAAGATTGCTGAAATATTGAACGCTCtataataaattcttttaaaataataaagactTTTACTTGAATCCTACTGGTTGATCTGA
This Tubulanus polymorphus chromosome 7, tnTubPoly1.2, whole genome shotgun sequence DNA region includes the following protein-coding sequences:
- the LOC141908205 gene encoding aromatic-L-amino-acid decarboxylase-like, which produces MNTEEFRQYGKEMVDYICDYMENIHTRRVTPDVQPGYLRQILPSRAPKKGEDWTEIMKDVERAIMPGITHWQHPRFHAYFPAGNAYPSMLGDMLSDAIGCVGFSWAASPACTELECLVLDWLGKMICLPPMFLHENGVGGGVIQGSASDCVLLALLAARHAALKNLNNQYPFVDDGILLSKLVAYCSVLAHSCVEKAGMIGLVKMRQLDTDDNYSLRGHRLVRAIEEDRKLGLIPFFVVSTIGTTACCSFDNLGEIGPICIKENIWLHVDGAYAGSALICPEFQPLLKGIEYASSINMNPNKWLLTNFDCSAFWVKDRDALTTALTVDPLYLQHHHGERAVDYRHWGIPLSRRFRALKLWFVIRNYGVEGLQNYIREHCRLAKRFEALVRTDKRFEVIGKVTMGLVCFRIKGSNSITQCLLRSVNDSGKIHVVPAQVNDVYFIRFAVCAQKATDDDITFAWDTIREEADSIIDQDSSEFEKGSLTEADDSVFSLSDDFDLNGKDFSEPNSPVMEPIRALQATSETNMAKLRRQAFLKMVSDPKCYNPTVLKRLAFQDRSRSLSYDCMGYSNRGRDAGTPL